A portion of the Candidatus Nezhaarchaeota archaeon genome contains these proteins:
- a CDS encoding glycosyltransferase, with product IDVLSKALVLANISQREAFGLTINEANAIGVPAVAARPWGEHFINRNRTLVVNPGESDMAIAAKIMRFLEECKKQPKSEVPSWDQVVDTYIKDLYRGAGH from the coding sequence ACATAGACGTGTTGTCAAAGGCGTTGGTTCTCGCTAACATATCACAGAGAGAGGCATTCGGACTGACGATAAACGAGGCAAACGCCATAGGGGTACCAGCCGTTGCCGCTAGACCATGGGGAGAACACTTCATCAACAGAAACAGAACTCTAGTCGTGAATCCAGGCGAAAGTGATATGGCCATCGCCGCCAAAATAATGCGATTCCTTGAGGAATGCAAGAAGCAGCCGAAATCAGAGGTACCTAGCTGGGATCAGGTGGTTGACACCTACATTAAGGACCTCTACCGGGGTGCTGGGCACTAG